The nucleotide sequence CGGCGTGCCCCGGCACGTGGAGATGCCACCCGCCCCGCCGTGGCGCCGCTTCGGCGGCGGGGAACGCGGGGAACAGACGGCCCCGGACACGGGAGCTCCCGACAACGCGCAGGGGTCGCCCGCGTCCGGTCCGGCGGGCCCGGCGCCGTATCTCATCTCGCCCGAACACGCCGACGTGGTCAACGCCGCCCTCCATCTGCGGCGCCCGCTGCTCGTCACCGGCAGCCCGGGGACCGGCAAGTCCTCGCTCGCGCGGGCGGTCGCGCATGAGATGGGGCTGGGCGAGGTGCTGCGCTGGCCGGTCAACAGCCGTTCCACCGTGCAGGACGCGCTCTACCGCTACGACGCGATCGGGCGGCTGCGCGAGACGGCCCTGACCCGCGACCGTGGCGAGGCCGAGCCCGACATCGGCAGCTTCGTACGGCTCGGGCCGCTGGGCACCGCGCTGGTGCCGAACGAACGCCCCCGGGTGCTGCTCGTCGACGAACTCGACAAGGGCGATGTCGACCTGCCGAACGACCTGCTGACCGTCTTCGAGGAGGGCGAGTTCGAGATCCCCGAGCTGGCCCGGCTGCCGGAGGACCAGTCGGTGGTGGAGGTGCTCACCGCACGGGCGGGCGAGCGGGCCACGGTGCGTCGGGGCCGGCTGGTGTGCGAGGAGTTCCCGGTCGTGGTGATCACCAGCAACGGCGAGCGCGACTTCCCGCCCGCCTTCCTGCGCCGCTGCGTACGGCTGGAGCTGCCCACCCCCGACGAGGGGCGGCTGCGGGCGATCGTCACCGCACATCTGGGGGACGACGCGCTGGAGGAGGTCGATCAGTTGCTGGACGCCTTCCTCCGTCGGCGCGCGGCCCGCGAGCTGGCGACCGACCAACTGCTGAACGCCGTGTTCCTGCGGGCGGGCGGCATGGATGTGACGGCGGACGGGCTCCTGGAAGCGGTGCTGCACCGGCTGGGCGGGGCGGTGTAACGACGCATGGGCGGGGGTGACGCTGGGCGGGGCGGCGCCGAGCCGAGCGGCGCAGGGCAGGGCGGCGCAGAGCAGGACGGCGCAGGGCAGGGCGGCACCGAGCAGGACGGCACCGAGCAGGACGGCGCAGGGCAGGGCGGCACCGAGCGGTTGGGACGGCTCGACGAGGCGATGGTGGTCCTCGCCTCCAGCGGTCTCGAACTGTCCAGGGAGGAACTGCTCGACGCGCTCTGGCTGGCCGGCCGGCTGCCCGAGGACGGCGTGGAGTGGGCGCCCCTGGCCCGCGCGGTGACAAGTGGCGGGACGGCGCTGCCCGCCACGCGCCCCGAGACCGCCCGTCCCCCCGCCACGGCCTCCCCGGCCGCGTCCGCCCAGCCGACCCCCGAGCCGACCGCCCCCGCCCGTACCCCCGAGGCCGACGGCCCCGGCGCCCAGCCGTCCGCCCCCGCGAAGGGGCGCCCGGACGACCCGCCGGACCAGCCCCGGCCCCGCCCCCGTGGCGATCAACGGCTGCGCGGCCTGTACGGCGGAAGCCAGGGCCCCGATAGCCAGGGCCCCGATAGCCAGGGCCCCGATACGGAAGGGGCGCCCGACGCGCGGCGCGCACTGCCGCTGCGCGTGCCCGAGGACAAGGCGCTGCGCCAGGAGCTGTCCATCGGCCGTGCCCTGCGCCCGCTGAAACAGCACCGCCCCAATCCGCTCAAGCGGGAGTTCGACGAGGCCGCCACCGCCACCGCGCTCGCCGAGACCGGTCTGCCGGACGTGGTGACCCGCCCCGCCCGCGAACGCTGGCTCGATCTCGCGCTCGTCATCGACGACGGGATGTCGATGCTGCTGTGGCGGCGGCTCGCCGTCGAACTGCGCACGGTGCTGCAGCGCTCGGGCGCGTTCCGCGTCGTACGCGTCCTCGGGCTGCACACGCGCGGCGCCGGCGCACCCGCGCTGCGCGCCCGGCCCTACGCCCCGGACGCGCCCAGGCTCCCCACGACGGCGCTCTCGGACCCCTCCGGACACACGCTGGTGCTCGTGGTGAGCGACGGGGTGGGGGGCGCGTGGCGCGACGGGCGGATGGGCCAGGTGCTGGCGCGCTGGGCGGGGGTCGGCCCCACGGCGGTGGTGCACGCGCTGCCGCCCCGGCTGTGGGAGGGCTCCGGGATCCGGGCGCGCCGCTGGCAGGTGCGGACCCGCAGACCCGGCTCGGCCAATACGGACTGGACGGTCGCCGATCCGGTGCTGCCCGCCGCCCTGGCACGTTTCGAGGGGGTGCCGGTGCCGGTGCTGGAACCGGACGCCGGACCGCTGGCCGACTGGGCCCGGCTGATCGCCTCCGCGAGCGGTACGGCCGTCCTGCCGCTGCTGGACCCGGGGCGCGGCGGCCCCCGCCCCGGCCCGGCCGCCACCGCCCCCGGCCCGGCTGCCACCCCGACCCCGGCCGATGAGCTGAGCCGCGT is from Streptomyces hygroscopicus and encodes:
- a CDS encoding ATPase AAA: MNPRERHDWRLFRGDGVPRHVEMPPAPPWRRFGGGERGEQTAPDTGAPDNAQGSPASGPAGPAPYLISPEHADVVNAALHLRRPLLVTGSPGTGKSSLARAVAHEMGLGEVLRWPVNSRSTVQDALYRYDAIGRLRETALTRDRGEAEPDIGSFVRLGPLGTALVPNERPRVLLVDELDKGDVDLPNDLLTVFEEGEFEIPELARLPEDQSVVEVLTARAGERATVRRGRLVCEEFPVVVITSNGERDFPPAFLRRCVRLELPTPDEGRLRAIVTAHLGDDALEEVDQLLDAFLRRRAARELATDQLLNAVFLRAGGMDVTADGLLEAVLHRLGGAV